The following proteins are encoded in a genomic region of Aliiroseovarius sp. F47248L:
- a CDS encoding substrate-binding domain-containing protein — MSFVKLTASTLAIAAASATAASARDQVQVAGSSTVLPYASIVAEAFGENFDFPTPVVESGGSSAGLKRFCEGVGENTIDIANASRKIKASEVEACAAAGVTDIVEVRIGYDGIVFASQIDGPDFDAFEPIDIFNALGAKVVVDGALVDNPYNQWADFNDTLPAANIAAFIPGTKHGTREVFEDKVLLAGCEATGAFELYLEAAEGDDEKAKTKAAEKACIAVRTDGKSVDIDGDYTETLASISSNKDGIGIFGLAFYENNTDTLNVATMSGVLPSTETIATGAYPVSRPLYFYIKKAHIGVIPGLKEFAEFFVADEIAGPDGPLSEYGLVSDPQLSATQAAVAAEDVLTN, encoded by the coding sequence ATGTCATTCGTGAAACTGACCGCTTCCACCCTGGCCATTGCTGCCGCCTCTGCAACCGCTGCGTCTGCCCGTGATCAGGTGCAGGTTGCCGGATCGTCGACCGTGCTGCCTTATGCGTCGATCGTGGCCGAAGCCTTCGGGGAAAATTTCGACTTTCCGACGCCAGTGGTCGAATCGGGTGGGTCGTCTGCCGGGTTGAAGCGGTTCTGCGAAGGGGTGGGGGAAAACACCATCGACATCGCGAACGCCTCACGCAAGATCAAAGCATCTGAGGTTGAAGCCTGCGCCGCCGCTGGTGTGACAGACATTGTCGAGGTGCGCATCGGTTATGACGGCATCGTCTTCGCCAGCCAGATTGACGGCCCGGATTTTGACGCCTTCGAACCCATCGATATCTTCAACGCCCTGGGCGCGAAGGTCGTGGTCGACGGTGCGCTGGTCGACAATCCTTACAATCAGTGGGCCGACTTCAACGACACGCTGCCCGCCGCCAACATCGCCGCCTTCATCCCCGGCACCAAGCACGGGACGCGCGAAGTGTTCGAGGACAAGGTGCTGCTGGCCGGATGCGAGGCCACGGGCGCATTCGAGCTCTATCTTGAAGCAGCCGAAGGTGACGATGAAAAAGCCAAGACAAAAGCCGCCGAGAAAGCCTGTATCGCGGTGCGCACCGATGGCAAATCGGTCGATATCGACGGGGACTATACAGAGACGCTGGCTTCGATTTCTTCGAACAAGGACGGCATCGGCATCTTTGGGCTGGCGTTTTATGAAAACAACACCGACACGCTGAACGTGGCCACCATGTCAGGGGTTCTGCCGTCGACTGAAACCATCGCAACCGGCGCATACCCGGTGTCGCGTCCGCTCTATTTCTACATCAAGAAAGCGCATATCGGCGTGATCCCCGGCCTGAAGGAATTCGCCGAGTTCTTCGTCGCGGACGAGATTGCTGGCCCAGACGGCCCGCTGTCGGAATACGGTCTTGTTTCTGATCCCCAGCTGAGCGCCACACAAGCCGCGGTGGCCGCGGAAGACGTTCTGACCAACTAA
- a CDS encoding ATP-binding protein — MSSDEVLQAFPVPVLVVGCDQRVTGQNDGATNIFGVDLVGRHVATAIRQPSLLEAIETVLTGDAHADARLVISKHGRDMLYDVHLAELVSDHSVLLTFLDVSPHEEAGQMRSDFVANVSHELRTPLTALSGFIETLRGPARDDPDARARFLDIMEEEASRMNRLVTELLSLSRVEDLERVRPTDLVELDQVISLVINALSPSARDRDVDFRFFFETDQPTIVVGESDQLTQVFTNLIENAIKYGRKGGTVRITMNALPQVSAFKGPGLEVAVQDDGDGIDPKHLGRLTERFYRVDNHRSRELGGTGLGLAIVKHIVNRHRGRLRIESAPGAGSCFTVSLPMPETA, encoded by the coding sequence ATGTCGTCCGACGAAGTGTTGCAAGCCTTTCCCGTGCCTGTTTTGGTGGTCGGGTGTGATCAACGCGTCACCGGTCAAAATGATGGCGCGACGAACATTTTCGGGGTGGACTTGGTTGGGCGTCACGTTGCCACGGCCATCCGTCAACCTTCATTACTTGAGGCCATCGAAACTGTGTTGACCGGCGACGCCCACGCCGATGCGCGGCTGGTAATTTCCAAACATGGTCGCGATATGCTCTACGACGTACATTTGGCTGAGTTGGTGTCGGACCACAGTGTACTGCTAACCTTTCTAGATGTCTCGCCCCATGAGGAAGCTGGACAGATGCGGTCGGATTTCGTCGCAAATGTCAGTCATGAGTTACGCACTCCCTTGACTGCGCTGTCCGGTTTCATTGAAACCCTACGCGGCCCGGCACGCGATGACCCCGATGCGCGCGCGCGGTTTCTGGACATCATGGAAGAAGAAGCAAGCCGCATGAACCGTTTGGTCACGGAACTGTTATCGCTTAGCCGGGTTGAAGATTTGGAACGAGTGCGCCCCACCGACTTGGTCGAGTTAGATCAGGTGATTTCGTTGGTCATTAATGCGCTTAGCCCCTCTGCCAGGGATCGCGATGTCGATTTCCGTTTCTTCTTTGAAACTGATCAACCCACCATCGTTGTTGGGGAGAGCGATCAGTTGACGCAGGTTTTCACCAATCTGATCGAAAATGCGATCAAATATGGGCGCAAAGGTGGGACTGTTCGAATTACAATGAATGCATTGCCGCAGGTGTCCGCTTTCAAGGGGCCGGGGCTGGAGGTCGCAGTGCAAGACGATGGTGACGGGATCGACCCCAAGCATTTGGGTCGTTTGACCGAACGGTTTTACCGTGTCGACAACCATCGATCACGCGAGTTGGGCGGTACGGGGCTGGGTCTTGCCATCGTTAAGCATATCGTGAACCGGCATCGTGGACGGTTGCGGATCGAAAGCGCGCCGGGAGCGGGCAGTTGCTTCACTGTAAGCCTGCCCATGCCGGAAACTGCCTGA
- a CDS encoding DUF6456 domain-containing protein, translated as MQNATPSGIEHNSVLRWLPDEVHLYLKHTEKGTSIRALARDMGVHASTVMRQVRKTESRRDDPLVDALLTRLGAGVRDGQTDLEAGEHVQDSPEDDPVSPHMLRLLRAMMKDRAVMVVSQGVDTAVVLAARDDGDPATLAKGPTEVVEVMALRGWIEGSTKGRICRYHMTPDGRIALNRILAQMESRATGFAESQASFMGVSKQLGAGIQKNVANRTKRPIGADSPVRVLARAKGRQDPYLGPDLVRAAERLHRDFALGQCAVSGLNTWDRVQAAIQSSGTSASGHPSDRKLDARKRFGEAMTALGPELAQVAMAVCCHERGMERIEADMAMPARSGKYMLRVALSYLARHYDKLTGDDHDLIY; from the coding sequence ATGCAAAACGCGACGCCATCTGGGATCGAACACAACTCTGTACTGCGCTGGTTGCCGGACGAGGTTCACCTGTATCTGAAACACACGGAAAAGGGCACGTCGATCCGGGCACTTGCACGCGACATGGGTGTTCATGCCTCGACCGTGATGCGGCAGGTGCGGAAAACCGAATCCCGCAGAGATGATCCCTTGGTTGACGCGCTGCTGACTCGCTTGGGGGCAGGGGTGCGCGACGGTCAGACCGATCTTGAAGCCGGTGAACACGTTCAGGACAGCCCGGAAGATGATCCGGTTTCACCCCATATGCTTCGTTTGCTGCGGGCGATGATGAAGGACCGGGCTGTAATGGTTGTCAGTCAGGGCGTTGATACCGCTGTTGTGTTGGCTGCTCGTGATGATGGTGATCCGGCGACCTTGGCCAAAGGCCCCACCGAGGTTGTTGAAGTGATGGCGCTACGCGGATGGATCGAAGGCAGCACAAAGGGACGGATTTGTCGCTATCACATGACCCCGGACGGTCGTATCGCCCTAAACCGTATATTGGCACAAATGGAAAGCCGCGCGACTGGATTTGCGGAATCTCAAGCAAGTTTTATGGGGGTATCTAAACAACTTGGTGCCGGTATCCAAAAAAATGTCGCCAATCGGACAAAACGCCCGATTGGCGCTGACAGCCCCGTGCGGGTGCTGGCACGCGCAAAGGGTCGACAAGATCCCTATCTGGGTCCCGATTTGGTCCGCGCAGCCGAGCGGTTGCACCGCGATTTCGCATTAGGCCAGTGCGCGGTCTCTGGCCTAAACACGTGGGACCGTGTTCAGGCCGCCATTCAGTCTTCAGGAACATCTGCATCTGGGCACCCGTCTGATCGAAAGCTTGATGCACGCAAGCGGTTTGGTGAAGCGATGACAGCCCTTGGACCAGAGCTAGCGCAGGTAGCAATGGCCGTCTGTTGCCACGAACGCGGCATGGAGCGGATTGAAGCTGACATGGCGATGCCTGCTCGGTCTGGGAAATACATGCTGCGGGTCGCGCTCAGCTATCTAGCGCGTCACTATGATAAATTGACAGGAGATGACCATGATCTGATTTACTGA
- a CDS encoding DUF6477 family protein — MTDPFICIKALRRPRILVRAARFGLVDYNRDRDLKKLMKTTATPSPTKAIDDLLQEEARLENTRTSGDASYSIAHHVEVLIALMSELRLLPQGPREVQ; from the coding sequence ATGACCGACCCCTTTATCTGTATCAAAGCCCTTCGCCGTCCTCGCATTCTGGTACGCGCTGCACGGTTTGGATTGGTTGACTACAATCGGGATAGAGATTTGAAAAAGCTCATGAAAACAACGGCAACTCCTTCTCCAACCAAAGCCATTGACGACCTGCTTCAGGAAGAGGCACGGCTAGAGAATACGCGGACATCGGGGGATGCGTCCTATTCAATCGCCCATCATGTCGAGGTTCTGATCGCGCTGATGTCTGAACTGCGTTTGCTGCCCCAAGGCCCTCGCGAAGTTCAGTAG
- a CDS encoding trimethylamine methyltransferase family protein — MTEAPRRRGRGGGGAARRAERTAVRIECAKTISRNIPNLEILNDEALEIIEYNAETVLEEVGVNFVENPAALERWKDAGADVSGERVRIPRGLARELCKTAPSSFTQHARNPERNVEIGGNNLVLAPVYGPPFVRDGKNGRRYATMEDFRKFVKLTYMSKWLHHSGGTVCEPTDVAVNKRHLDMLLAHMTLSDKPYMGSVTAPERAQDSVEMSEILFGKDFVQQNTVMTSLVNINSPMQYDDVMMGAMEVFAANNQASIISPFIVGGAMAPVSVAGTLTQVLAEVLAGVAYSQLVRKGAPVVAGTFVSSIDMNSGAPTFGTPEAAHVTYGAGQLFRRLGLPYRSAGSFNGSKLPDAQAAYESANSLNMGLLSGVNFMLHAAGWLEGGLVASFEKFVMDADQLGALHHLAKGIAVDENAQAMDAIREVGPGGHYLGCAHTQANFKTAFWRSDLLDYKPFETWEEEGARDTETLATARVQKLLTDYQQPGMDPGIAEGLRDYVESKKASMPDAFG, encoded by the coding sequence ATGACCGAGGCACCCAGACGTCGTGGTCGCGGAGGCGGAGGCGCAGCACGTCGCGCAGAACGCACCGCCGTGCGCATTGAATGCGCCAAGACCATCTCGCGCAACATTCCCAACCTTGAGATCCTCAACGATGAAGCGTTAGAGATCATAGAGTACAACGCAGAAACCGTGCTGGAAGAAGTTGGTGTCAACTTCGTCGAAAATCCGGCAGCTCTTGAACGCTGGAAAGATGCGGGCGCGGATGTCAGTGGGGAACGGGTGCGCATTCCACGTGGATTGGCACGCGAATTGTGCAAGACCGCACCCAGCAGCTTTACACAACATGCCCGGAATCCCGAACGGAACGTCGAAATTGGCGGAAACAACTTGGTGCTTGCGCCGGTCTATGGCCCACCTTTCGTGCGCGACGGTAAAAACGGTCGTCGCTATGCAACGATGGAGGATTTCCGTAAGTTCGTAAAACTGACCTATATGTCCAAGTGGTTGCATCATTCCGGAGGCACTGTGTGCGAACCGACAGATGTTGCGGTCAACAAGCGTCATCTGGACATGTTGCTGGCCCACATGACCCTGTCCGACAAGCCTTATATGGGGTCGGTCACGGCACCTGAACGCGCGCAAGACAGCGTCGAGATGTCCGAGATTCTTTTCGGCAAAGACTTCGTGCAGCAAAACACGGTGATGACATCGTTGGTCAACATCAACTCGCCCATGCAATATGACGACGTCATGATGGGCGCGATGGAGGTGTTTGCGGCCAACAATCAGGCCTCGATCATTTCGCCGTTCATCGTGGGTGGGGCTATGGCGCCGGTGTCAGTGGCCGGTACGCTGACGCAAGTTCTGGCCGAGGTTCTGGCCGGTGTGGCTTATAGCCAACTGGTGCGCAAAGGCGCACCGGTCGTGGCTGGGACGTTTGTATCGTCGATCGACATGAACTCGGGCGCGCCGACATTCGGCACACCAGAGGCTGCCCATGTAACCTATGGCGCGGGTCAGTTGTTCCGCCGACTGGGCCTTCCATATCGGTCTGCCGGATCGTTCAACGGATCGAAACTGCCCGATGCGCAGGCGGCGTATGAAAGCGCCAATAGTCTGAACATGGGGCTTCTGTCCGGCGTGAACTTTATGTTGCACGCCGCGGGCTGGCTGGAAGGTGGGCTGGTTGCGAGCTTTGAGAAGTTCGTGATGGATGCCGACCAGTTGGGTGCGTTGCATCATCTGGCCAAAGGCATTGCCGTGGACGAGAACGCACAAGCTATGGACGCCATCCGCGAGGTCGGACCGGGTGGGCATTATCTGGGATGTGCACATACACAAGCCAACTTCAAAACCGCGTTCTGGCGGTCTGACCTTCTGGATTACAAACCGTTTGAAACATGGGAAGAAGAAGGTGCGCGTGACACCGAAACGCTTGCCACGGCACGGGTGCAGAAGTTGCTGACCGATTACCAACAACCCGGTATGGATCCAGGGATCGCCGAAGGTCTGCGCGACTATGTGGAAAGCAAGAAAGCATCGATGCCGGATGCGTTCGGCTAA
- the guaA gene encoding glutamine-hydrolyzing GMP synthase, whose product MTDQSHDRLLIIDFGSQVTQLIARRLRELNVYCEIHPYQNVTMGFVREMAPKAVILSGGPDSVTREGSPRAPQEIFDYGVPILGICYGQQTMMTQLGGKVVSGHGTAEFGRAYVTPEAKLDLLDGWFEHGVEQVWMSHGDHVSEIAPGFQVFGTSPNAPFAITADTSRHFYAVQFHPEVHHTPKGAKLYENFVKMAGFKGDWTMDAYREEAIRVIREQVGDKKVICGLSGGVDSSVAAVLIHEAIGDQLTCVFVDHGLLRKGEAEEVVTMFRDHYNMQLIHADEQELFLGELDGQSDPETKRKIIGRLFIDVFQKHADQIEGAEFLAQGTLYPDVIESVSFSGGPSVTIKSHHNVGGLPEKMGLKLVEPLRELFKDEVRALGRELGLPDHFIGRHPFPGPGLAIRCPGEITRAKLDILREADAVYIDQIRKHGLYDEIWQAFVAILPVRTVGVMGDGRTYDYACALRAVTSVDGMTADYYPFSHDFLGETATRIINEVKGINRVTYDVTSKPPGTIEWE is encoded by the coding sequence ATGACAGATCAGAGCCACGACCGCCTTCTTATCATCGACTTCGGCAGCCAGGTGACGCAGCTTATCGCGCGACGTCTGCGCGAGTTGAACGTCTATTGTGAAATCCACCCCTACCAGAACGTCACGATGGGTTTCGTGCGCGAGATGGCCCCGAAAGCCGTCATTCTGTCTGGTGGCCCCGACAGTGTCACGCGTGAAGGCAGCCCCCGCGCCCCGCAAGAGATCTTCGATTATGGCGTGCCGATTCTGGGCATTTGCTATGGACAGCAAACGATGATGACGCAGCTTGGCGGCAAGGTGGTCAGTGGCCATGGCACGGCCGAGTTTGGCCGCGCTTACGTCACCCCCGAGGCCAAGCTGGATCTTCTGGACGGATGGTTCGAACACGGGGTCGAGCAGGTCTGGATGAGCCACGGCGATCATGTGTCTGAAATTGCACCGGGTTTTCAGGTGTTTGGCACCTCGCCCAACGCGCCCTTTGCGATTACGGCCGATACGTCGCGACATTTCTATGCTGTGCAATTTCACCCCGAAGTGCACCACACGCCGAAGGGCGCAAAGCTGTATGAGAACTTCGTTAAGATGGCCGGGTTCAAGGGCGACTGGACCATGGACGCCTATCGCGAAGAAGCGATCCGCGTCATTCGCGAACAGGTGGGTGACAAGAAGGTCATTTGCGGGCTGTCCGGCGGTGTCGACAGTTCAGTTGCCGCCGTTCTGATCCACGAGGCGATCGGCGATCAGCTAACATGCGTGTTCGTCGACCACGGGTTGCTGCGCAAGGGTGAGGCCGAAGAGGTCGTCACCATGTTCCGCGACCACTACAACATGCAACTGATTCATGCCGATGAGCAGGAGCTGTTTCTCGGCGAGCTGGACGGACAATCCGACCCCGAAACCAAACGCAAGATCATCGGCCGGCTGTTCATCGACGTGTTCCAGAAGCACGCCGATCAGATCGAGGGAGCCGAGTTTCTGGCCCAGGGTACACTGTATCCGGACGTGATCGAAAGCGTCAGTTTCTCGGGTGGGCCGTCGGTCACGATCAAGTCGCATCATAATGTCGGTGGCCTACCTGAAAAGATGGGCCTGAAGCTGGTTGAACCGCTACGCGAGTTGTTCAAGGACGAAGTGCGCGCCTTGGGTCGCGAACTGGGCCTGCCCGACCATTTCATCGGGCGCCACCCCTTCCCCGGACCCGGTTTGGCAATCCGCTGCCCCGGAGAGATCACCCGCGCCAAGCTTGATATTCTTCGCGAGGCTGACGCAGTCTATATCGACCAGATCCGTAAACACGGGCTCTATGACGAAATCTGGCAAGCCTTTGTGGCGATCCTACCTGTCCGCACAGTGGGCGTGATGGGCGACGGGCGCACCTATGATTATGCCTGCGCGCTACGTGCTGTGACATCCGTCGATGGGATGACGGCGGATTACTACCCGTTCAGCCATGATTTCCTTGGCGAAACCGCCACGCGCATCATCAACGAGGTGAAAGGTATAAACCGCGTCACCTATGACGTGACCTCGAAACCACCGGGTACAATCGAGTGGGAATAG
- a CDS encoding FkbM family methyltransferase: MKENLQRAITFFTSHLRFRPVLIALQKCYHFPPVRRVARFFDPNYIRKIRPFRYQPSLAHIDWQGTRLLVDVNDHIGFQTFIRNEPFEMAVYAIAQKLDLSRGDVILDIGANIGTASIPICRERGCELAAVEASKDTAAQLLRNISLNGVKAHVDVIALSSETGDDGFLKLHLHDGNRGANSLQEDWAVSVVDNLFEWVPSQSLDDYIARSPFADRISLIKIDVEGAELDVLRSGGIFLSHNTAPILMEYRIDANEKTRAMLHQVLDDLHDSYEVHALDEDGNKQPFDRNTAYSNVFFERRKQNVTV; this comes from the coding sequence ATGAAAGAAAACTTGCAGAGGGCCATCACCTTCTTCACTTCGCATTTGCGGTTTCGCCCTGTCCTAATCGCGCTGCAGAAATGCTATCATTTCCCGCCTGTGCGCCGTGTCGCGCGATTTTTCGATCCGAATTACATCAGAAAAATCAGACCGTTCCGATATCAACCCTCCTTGGCGCATATTGATTGGCAGGGCACCCGATTGTTGGTGGACGTCAACGACCATATTGGATTTCAGACCTTTATACGAAACGAACCGTTTGAAATGGCGGTCTATGCGATTGCCCAAAAGCTGGACCTGTCACGCGGCGACGTCATTCTGGATATCGGCGCCAACATCGGGACTGCCAGCATCCCTATTTGCCGCGAGCGTGGTTGTGAGCTTGCGGCGGTTGAAGCGTCGAAAGATACGGCGGCACAGCTTCTCAGAAATATCTCGCTAAACGGTGTAAAAGCCCATGTGGATGTCATCGCTCTCAGCTCTGAAACAGGAGATGACGGCTTTCTGAAATTGCATCTGCACGACGGGAACCGGGGGGCGAACTCGCTTCAGGAAGACTGGGCGGTATCGGTTGTCGACAACTTATTCGAATGGGTACCTAGTCAATCGCTTGACGACTACATCGCACGGTCGCCATTCGCTGACCGGATCAGTCTGATCAAGATTGATGTCGAAGGCGCTGAGTTGGATGTCCTGCGCAGCGGAGGTATCTTTCTGTCTCACAACACCGCGCCAATCCTTATGGAGTACCGAATAGACGCGAATGAAAAGACACGGGCGATGCTGCACCAAGTTCTGGATGATCTACACGATTCCTATGAGGTTCATGCATTGGACGAGGATGGAAACAAACAACCCTTTGATCGCAACACTGCTTATTCAAACGTGTTTTTTGAACGGCGAAAGCAGAATGTAACTGTCTGA
- a CDS encoding antibiotic biosynthesis monooxygenase, which translates to MTKIRLTGYIDVPAARLAMVQAALPTHIALTRDEVGCLEFDVTEDETHPGRYLVSELFASRADFDAHQARSTDSPWAAVTAGIPRHYTIEEVSA; encoded by the coding sequence ATGACAAAGATCCGATTGACCGGCTACATTGATGTTCCTGCGGCCCGTCTTGCGATGGTGCAAGCCGCCCTTCCCACCCATATCGCCCTGACGAGGGATGAGGTAGGCTGTCTTGAGTTCGACGTCACAGAAGACGAAACCCATCCGGGCCGTTATCTTGTTTCTGAATTGTTTGCTTCGCGCGCTGATTTTGACGCCCATCAGGCACGCTCGACTGACAGCCCATGGGCTGCAGTCACAGCGGGCATTCCGCGACATTACACCATAGAAGAGGTTTCGGCGTGA